Proteins encoded in a region of the Salvelinus sp. IW2-2015 unplaced genomic scaffold, ASM291031v2 Un_scaffold4603, whole genome shotgun sequence genome:
- the lrpap1 gene encoding LOW QUALITY PROTEIN: alpha-2-macroglobulin receptor-associated protein (The sequence of the model RefSeq protein was modified relative to this genomic sequence to represent the inferred CDS: inserted 2 bases in 1 codon; substituted 2 bases at 2 genomic stop codons), whose amino-acid sequence MKFGCLFAVLCLAVGAIAGKYSREMNDQKPSMDGKNTVEFRIAKLNQVWRKRSGGPKVGPSGSPLVWLIVLSGIVWLTGVHSVCVPTPTPVILAKYGMDGKKDTRPLESNNLKDHDFRQGDMFDDPRLDKLWNKAKSSGKFSEEEMQSLKREFQHHKDKISEYNIVMDTVSRTEDGSSDDAEELKHFETKVEKHSHYQEQLELSHQKLRHVEALGDNDHILRNQRDTXPERKTREMGTRXERYNNLAEKTREMGYKMKKHMQDLNSKISRKGXDRNEL is encoded by the exons ATGAAGTTCGGTTGTTTATTCGCGGTGTTGTGTCTCGCAGTCGGGGCGATTGCAGGAAAGTATTCTAGAGAAATGAACGACCAGAAACCGTCCATGGACGGCAAGAACACGGTGGAATTTAGGATAGCTAAACTCAACCAGGTGTGGAGAAAGCGATCAGG GGGTCCCAAAGTCGGTCCCAGCGGGTCCCctctgg TCTGGCTCATTGTCCTATCTGGGATAGTATGGTTAACTGGCGTCCATTCTGTGTGtgtccccacccccaccccagtgATCCTGGCTAAGTATGGGATGGATGGGAAGAAGGACACCAGACCTCTAGAATCTAACAACCTGAAGGACCATGACTTCAGACAAGGAGACATGTTTGACGACCCCAGACTGGACAAACTGTGGAATaag GCTAAGAGTTCCGGTAAGTTCTCCGAGGAGGAGATGCAGAGTCTGAAGAGGGAGTTCCAACACCACAAGGACAAGATCAGCGAGTATAACATCGTCATGGATACCGTCAGCCGCACGGAGG ACGGATCTAGTGATGACGCT gaggAACTGAAGCACTTTGAGACCAAGGTAGAGAAGCACAGCCACTACCAG gaACAGTTGGAGTTATCCCACCAGAAGCTGAGACATGTAGAAGCTCTAGGAGACAACGACCACATTCTGAGAAACCAGAGAGATACATAACCTGAGAGAAAGACCAGAGAGATGGGTACAAGGTAGGAGAGATACAATAACCTGgcagagaagaccagagagatgGGATACAAG atgAAGAAGCACATGCAGGATTTAAACAGCAAGATCTCCCGTAAAGG TGACCGTAACGAACTGTAA